The Trichosurus vulpecula isolate mTriVul1 chromosome 3, mTriVul1.pri, whole genome shotgun sequence genome includes a window with the following:
- the POLR3D gene encoding DNA-directed RNA polymerase III subunit RPC4 has translation MSEGSSAGEPGPAGGARPSLPGARGLIGRRPAAPLTPGRLPSIRSRDLTLGGVKKKTFTPNIISRKIKEEPKEEISVKKEKRERDRDRQRDGHGRGRGRPEVIQSHSIFEQGPAEMMKKKGNWDKTVDVSDFGPSHIINIKKEKRETDEETKQILRMLEKDDFIDDPGLKNDTRNKPVQLPLAHSGWLFKEESEEPDVKPWLGRTKEESMEVDVPALKVKEEPQDEDEAKAAAPSRPGRMAPGLPQDVSVADLLRELSFAKEEELLFLQLPDTLPGQPPTQDIKPIKTEVQGEDGQMVLVKPEKDREAKLAENLCTLSDLTEGQVGKLLIRKSGKVQLLLGKVTLDVTVGTSCSFLQELVSVGIGDSRTGDLTVLGHVKHKLVCSPDFESLLDHKQR, from the exons ATGTCGGAGGGCAGCTCGGCTGGGGAACCGGGCCCTGCCGGAGGGGCCCGTCCCTCGCTGCCAGGGGCCCGGGGGCTGATCGGGCGGCGGCCCGCGGCCCCCCTAACCCCGGGCCGCCTCCCTTCTATCCGTTCCAGAGACCTCACTCTCGGGGGCGTCAAGAAG AAAACCTTCACTCCTAACATCATTAGCCGGAAGATCAAGGAAGA GCCAAAGGAGGAAATATCAGTCAAGAAAGAGAAACGAGAGAGGGATCGAGATCGACAGCGAGACGGGCATGGTCGAGGAAGGGGTCGTCCAGAAGTGATCCAGTCCCACTCCATTTTTGAGCAGGGTCCTgcagaaatgatgaagaaaaaag GCAACTGGGATAAGACAGTGGATGTGTCAGACTTTGGCCCATCTCATATTATCAACattaaaaaggagaagagggaaacagatgaggaaactaaacaaATTCTACGCATGCTGGAGAAGGATGAT TTCATAGATGACCCAGGGCTCAAGAATGATACACGAAACAAACCTGTGCAGCTTCCTCTGGCTCACTCAGGGTGGCTTTTTAAAGAAGAGAGTGAAGAACCTGATGTTAAGCCCTGGCTAGGGAGAACCAAGGAAGAGAGCATGGAGGTGGATGTACCAGCACTGAAAG TAAAAGAGGAACCACAAGATGAGGATGAAGCCAAGGCAGCTGCCCCGTCCAGGCCTGGCCGAATGGCACCTGGGCTTCCCCAAGATGTGTCTGTGGCAGACTTACTCAGGGAACTGAGCTTTGCCAAGGAGGAGGAGCTTTTGTTCCTGCAGCTGCCTGACACGCTTCCTGGTCAGCCTCCTACCCAGGACATTAAACCTATCAAGACAGAGGTTCAAGGAGAAGATGGGCAGATGGTACTTGTGAAGCCAGAGAAAGACCGG GAAGCTAAACTGGCAGAGAACCTGTGCACTCTGAGTGACCTGACAGAGGGTCAGGTGGGAAAACTGCTTATCCGAAAATCGGGAAAGGTGCAACTGCTTCTGGGAAAAGTGACTCTGGATGTAACAGTGGGTACTTCCTGCTCCTTTTTGCAG GAGCTGGTGTCTGTGGGCATTGGAGACAGCAGAACAGGCGATCTGACAGTGCTGGGCCATGTGAAACACAAGCTTGTGTGTTCCCCTGATTTCGAATCCCTCTTGGATCACAAACAGCGGTAG